CCCGAAGATGACCTTGCCGCCGAGCTCGGTAATTTGGAACAGCATAGCAGCGGTGGAATCGCCGCCCACTTGCCGTGCCGCTTCCATCAGGCCGACGATGATCGCCGTGATCATCGCGATGGCGCCAACTACACGCGAAGGTACGGCGGTGGCCGGCATGACGCCCAGCGCGCGTACGGCATTGTCGAAGCCCAGACTCGGCAGGATGGTCTCGAGCAGGCTTTTCACCCAGCGGCCAATGATGAACGCCAGCGTCACCCAAACCAAGGCCGCGAGGACGTTGGGGATGGAGATGGCAATGGCGTTCAGCATATTGGTGGCGGGGTCGGAGATCGCCGACACCTGAAGAATCTGGAGAGCGCCGATCGCCGCGAAAAGGATGATGATTGCGGACACGGTGACACCCACTGCACGCGCGATGGAGCTTCGCGCCGGCGCCGCCCCTTCGGTGGCATTGCCGGCACTGTCGACCGCGACTGGTGCCTCGCCGATGCTCACGCCAGCACGGCTCATCAGCCGCTCGAGGTTCAATGCGCCGAGGAACGCTTCGACGATGTGACGGACGATCCGCGCCAGGATCAGTCCCGCGAAGAAGAACAGTCCCGCTCCGAGCAGCTTGGGCAGGAAAGCGAACACTTCATTGGTCAGCGCTGTGACCGGAGTTAGCACGCCCGACAGGCCGAGCGGCTGGAGTGCCGCGATAAGCCCGACTAGCCAAACGATCCAGTAGCCGAGCCTTCCAAGTTCCTTGCCTATGCTGTCGCCGCCGGTTGAGGGATCGCGCTTCAGGATCGGCACTTTGTCAATCGCCTTGGCGATACCCCACTGAACTGCCTTGGCGACGAAGTGGGTGGCGACGAGGATGAGGATGGCGAGCAGGACGCGGGGTCCCCAGTCCATCAATTGCGCGCGCCAGTAAGCGGCGGGTTCGGTGTTCTGGTACATGAAATTCTCCCCTCGTTTCCTCAGGCCTTC
The window above is part of the Sphingomonas sp. HDW15A genome. Proteins encoded here:
- a CDS encoding mechanosensitive ion channel, with protein sequence MYQNTEPAAYWRAQLMDWGPRVLLAILILVATHFVAKAVQWGIAKAIDKVPILKRDPSTGGDSIGKELGRLGYWIVWLVGLIAALQPLGLSGVLTPVTALTNEVFAFLPKLLGAGLFFFAGLILARIVRHIVEAFLGALNLERLMSRAGVSIGEAPVAVDSAGNATEGAAPARSSIARAVGVTVSAIIILFAAIGALQILQVSAISDPATNMLNAIAISIPNVLAALVWVTLAFIIGRWVKSLLETILPSLGFDNAVRALGVMPATAVPSRVVGAIAMITAIIVGLMEAARQVGGDSTAAMLFQITELGGKVIFGTVIIVAGIFLARILSNLVGSSTGEAGYAQTIVKYAIIALFTAIGLTFMGLADQIVMMAFGLILGSAAIAAALAFGLGGRDFAARMLEDWQDSSGPPPAPRVPPRLRKAATSDDDSQPPLM